A stretch of Candidatus Methylomirabilota bacterium DNA encodes these proteins:
- a CDS encoding universal stress protein: protein MYKRVVIPLDGSPLAEGILPFIMEIAGPLDLEVVLVRVVQPIPPEALEGSRHVVIEDVVGRHAEARAYLVSIAADLANHGVRVQVMVRRGDPVTEIVHGAKEADADLIAMTTHGRSGLGRLLFGSVAEAVLRRAEIPVFLMRLTEDRVLQGGQR from the coding sequence ATGTATAAGCGCGTCGTGATTCCGCTCGACGGCTCCCCGCTGGCCGAGGGAATTCTCCCGTTCATCATGGAGATCGCCGGGCCGCTCGATCTCGAGGTGGTGCTCGTCCGCGTCGTGCAACCGATCCCGCCGGAAGCGCTCGAGGGGTCGCGCCATGTCGTGATCGAGGACGTCGTGGGGCGGCACGCCGAAGCGCGGGCCTATCTCGTGTCCATCGCCGCCGACCTCGCCAACCACGGGGTGCGCGTCCAGGTCATGGTGCGGCGGGGCGACCCCGTCACCGAGATCGTGCACGGCGCCAAGGAGGCGGACGCCGACCTCATCGCCATGACGACCCACGGGCGGAGCGGGCTGGGCCGTCTGCTCTTCGGCTCGGTGGCGGAGGCGGTGCTGCGCCGGGCGGAGATCCCCGTCTTCCTCATGCGACTGACGGAGGATCGAGTGCTTCAGGGAGGGCAACGATGA
- a CDS encoding universal stress protein, giving the protein MKRIRRILHPSDFSSASRVAFTKAIEAAKSNRASLLLVHVMTTPVPIVGDGYLSPRTWDDLQRSIRTHSQRQIDKLITRAKKGGVRASSVLLEGPPAEGIVRAAKSKRADLIVMGTHGRGGLAKLFLGSVAERVVATAPCPVLTVRGR; this is encoded by the coding sequence ATGAAGCGAATTCGACGCATCTTACATCCATCCGATTTCTCGTCCGCCTCGCGCGTCGCCTTCACGAAGGCCATCGAGGCGGCCAAGAGCAATCGGGCCAGCCTGCTGCTGGTTCACGTGATGACGACCCCCGTCCCGATCGTGGGCGACGGCTACCTCTCGCCGCGAACCTGGGACGATCTTCAGCGATCGATCCGCACGCACAGTCAGCGGCAGATCGACAAGCTCATCACCCGGGCGAAGAAGGGGGGCGTGCGCGCGAGCAGCGTCTTGCTGGAAGGACCTCCGGCCGAGGGGATCGTCCGCGCCGCGAAGTCCAAGCGCGCGGACTTGATCGTGATGGGCACCCACGGACGCGGCGGCCTCGCCAAGCTCTTCCTGGGCAGCGTCGCCGAGCGGGTCGTCGCCACCGCGCCCTGCCCCGTGCTGACCGTCCGGGGCCGGTGA